The Candidatus Uhrbacteria bacterium CG10_big_fil_rev_8_21_14_0_10_50_16 genome window below encodes:
- a CDS encoding transketolase — MAASRKPALSPATYRKDVKRIPTRFGYGDGVVEAGKKNENVVVLCCDLTESTRSLQFKEAFPERFIQMGIAEQAMAAIAGGLALEGKIPFISSYAAFSPGRNWEQIRLCAAIQNQPIKIMGAHAGVSVGPDGATHQMLEDIALMRVLPNLTVISPCDYLEAKRAVEASIAIKGPVYIRFGRSATPSFTTTKTPFQIGRAEIFREGSDVAIIATGALVHQALLAAKQLEEKQIHATVVNCHTIKPLDHKTIAAVAKTCGAVVTVEEAQITGGLGGAVAECLARYQPTPMRFVGMQDQFGTSGDPEQLIKEFHLDQTEIVKQVLSVLNDK; from the coding sequence ATGGCCGCTTCTCGAAAACCCGCTCTCTCCCCCGCTACGTATCGCAAGGACGTCAAACGCATCCCCACACGTTTTGGGTACGGTGATGGCGTGGTCGAGGCGGGCAAGAAGAACGAGAACGTGGTTGTGTTGTGTTGCGACCTTACCGAATCAACGCGCAGCCTCCAATTTAAGGAAGCGTTTCCGGAACGATTCATTCAAATGGGAATTGCCGAGCAAGCCATGGCAGCTATTGCGGGTGGGCTGGCGCTCGAGGGAAAAATTCCGTTTATTTCCAGTTACGCGGCCTTTTCTCCTGGTCGCAACTGGGAGCAAATTCGACTTTGCGCCGCGATTCAAAATCAGCCAATTAAAATTATGGGGGCTCATGCCGGTGTCTCGGTCGGTCCCGATGGCGCCACGCATCAGATGCTAGAGGACATTGCACTCATGCGTGTGCTTCCTAACCTCACTGTTATCTCTCCCTGCGATTATTTAGAGGCAAAGCGTGCCGTCGAGGCAAGTATTGCTATCAAAGGACCCGTTTATATTCGATTTGGACGTTCTGCAACACCCTCATTTACAACCACTAAGACCCCGTTTCAAATTGGGCGCGCAGAAATTTTTAGAGAAGGTTCGGACGTCGCTATTATTGCTACGGGTGCGCTTGTGCATCAGGCTCTCCTCGCGGCGAAGCAGCTGGAGGAGAAGCAGATTCATGCAACAGTCGTCAACTGTCACACGATCAAACCGCTCGACCACAAAACAATTGCTGCCGTGGCAAAAACTTGTGGCGCGGTCGTCACGGTTGAGGAGGCGCAGATTACAGGTGGGCTTGGAGGCGCTGTAGCCGAATGTCTCGCACGCTATCAACCAACACCTATGCGATTCGTTGGAATGCAGGATCAATTCGGAACCTCTGGGGACCCAGAGCAGCTCATCAAAGAATTTCATTTAGACCAGACGGAGATTG
- a CDS encoding transketolase, translating into MLTIHDEEVRAIEDRAQEMRRDLIKMLTHAGSGHSAGPLDLAEIFATLYFHVMSYKRTMPNWKHRDRLYLSCGHVVPIQYVAMAHAGFFPKKELMSLRRYGTRLQGHPEYGVLPGIENTSGPLGNGSSQSCGAAYALRMNKSRSHVYCILSDGELEEGITWESAMFAGKEKLHNMTWIIDRNNIQIDGPTEVVMPLEGLRAKFEAFNFHVMEIDGHNVREIVDAIGQGHAVTEKPTVIIAHTIPGKGVDFMEYDYHWHGKPPNPQEARAALAQLRTLDGKIDSECN; encoded by the coding sequence ATGCTTACTATTCACGACGAGGAGGTTCGTGCAATCGAGGATCGCGCGCAGGAAATGCGACGTGACCTTATTAAAATGCTCACGCATGCCGGGTCCGGTCACTCTGCTGGCCCACTTGATTTGGCAGAAATTTTTGCAACGCTTTATTTTCATGTCATGAGTTACAAACGCACGATGCCAAACTGGAAACATCGTGACAGGTTGTATTTGAGTTGCGGACACGTAGTGCCCATTCAATACGTGGCCATGGCCCATGCTGGGTTTTTTCCTAAGAAAGAACTTATGTCTTTGCGTCGGTACGGAACGCGCCTGCAGGGTCACCCAGAGTACGGTGTTCTCCCTGGAATCGAGAACACAAGCGGTCCCCTTGGCAACGGATCCTCGCAATCCTGCGGTGCAGCCTATGCGCTTCGCATGAACAAATCACGCTCACACGTTTATTGCATCCTCTCCGACGGCGAGTTAGAAGAAGGCATTACCTGGGAATCTGCCATGTTTGCTGGCAAAGAAAAGCTACACAATATGACCTGGATTATTGATCGCAACAACATCCAGATTGACGGACCAACGGAAGTTGTAATGCCTCTCGAAGGATTACGCGCCAAGTTTGAAGCCTTCAACTTCCATGTTATGGAAATCGATGGTCACAACGTGCGAGAGATTGTGGACGCCATTGGCCAAGGTCACGCCGTTACTGAGAAACCTACCGTGATTATTGCACACACCATTCCAGGTAAGGGCGTTGATTTTATGGAGTACGATTATCACTGGCACGGGAAACCACCAAATCCACAAGAAGCACGTGCTGCATTGGCACAATTGCGAACGCTCGATGGAAAAATTGATAGCGAATGTAACTAA